The Armatimonadota bacterium DNA window GAATACATCAAAGCTCGCGCATCGGATCGCCAACATTCGGATCTTCAACGACTTCGACGGAAAGATGAACCTGTCACTCGGCGATTTGCCAGTGACCGACGAATCCCAAATCCTCGCGGTGAGCAACTTCACGGTTTATGGCGAAACTTCCAAGAATCGACGCCCGAGCTTTACAGAGTCGGCAAAGTACGATTACGGGAAAGAGCTCTTCGAGAAGTTCGTCGAGGAGCTAATGGCAGTCCACAAATTGAAGGTAGAGACCGGTGAGTTCGGCGCCGATATGCAGGTCAGCAGCATCAATGACGGCCCGGTCACGGTCATCGTTGAGGGTTAGAAAGTAAACTGGAATTTCATGTCGAATTACGTGCTGAGTGTGGGGTTAGAGGTTCATGCCGAATTGGAAACAAAGTCCAAAATGTTCTGCCGTTGCGCGGTGGCGTTTGGCGGGGAGCCCAATACGCGCGTTTGCCCGGTGTGTCTAGGCATGCCTGGTGCGCTTCCAGTGCCCAACCGAGAAGCCGTACTAATGGTTCTTCGCACGGCACTTGCGCTCAACTGCACCATCGCGAAAGATTCAATTTTCCATCGCAAAAACTACTTCTATCCAGACCTTTCAAAGGGTTATCAGATCAGCCAGTACGGCGATACAAACCCGATTGGTTACAACGGCTACCTCGATATTCCTTCAGCTGGCGGCTCCAAACGAATCAAGATTCGGCGGGTTCACCTCGAAGAAGACACTGGAAAACTCATGCACATTCCGGGTTCGGGTAGCGGCATTGATTACAATCGATCCGGAGTACCGCTAATGGAAATCGTCACCGATTTCCCGCCCGATGTTGACAACGCAGATGATGCCAAAGAGTATTTGGTTCAGTTGCGTCAGTTGCTCATTTTCTTGGGAGTTTGTAACGGCAAGATGGCCGAAGGCAGCATGCGCTGCGAGCCAAACATCAGCGTCCGATTGGAAGGCGCGGAAAAGTTCGGAACCAAGACTGAACTCAAGAATCTGAACAGCTTCCGCAGCGTTCAACTTGGCGTGGAATTTGAGCGACGTCGCCAGATTGCCGTGATCGAACAAGGTGGGCAAGTGCTCCAAGAGACTCGCGGCTGGAATGAAGGCAGCGAAGCGAGCTACGTCATGCGAATTAAGGAAAGCGAAAACGACTATCGCTATTTCCCCGATCCAGACCTGGTCCCGATGCACTTCAGCGACGAACTGATCGAAGAAGAGCGACGAAACCTGCCGGAGCTCCCTCTTGCTAAGCAGCAGCGATATCAGGCTGAGTTCGAACTTTCAGCATACGATGCTGGAGTTTTGGTTGCAGAAAAAGAGTGGGCCGAGTATTTCGAAACTTGCGTCAGGCTCGGCGGCGAGCCAAAGGCCGTTTGCAATTGGATGAATGGCGAGTTTGCTCGGATGCTGAATGAATCTGGACAAACCGTAAATCCGCATAGCGATCGAGAAAAATCGAAGGTCACACCAGAGATGATTTTGGAGCTGATCGGGCTGATTCAGAAAGGCACCATCAGCGGCAACATCGGTAAGCAAGTTTTTGTCGAAATGTTTGAAAAAGGTAGCAAGCCTGGTGATGTCGTGCAAGCCATGGGCTTGACTCAGATCAGCGATGATGGAGCGATTGAGAAGATTGTTCGAGAAGTCATCGCCGAAAATGCAGCAGTTGTCGAGAAATTTAAGGCCGGACAAGAGAACGTTTTCGGCTTTTTAGTGGGTCAATCTATGAAAAAGACCCAGGGAAGAGCAAATCCGCAGATGGTTCAGGAGATAATGCGGAATGTACTAGGAGAGCAATGAAAAATTGGTTATTTGGGATAGCTCTCGGACTGACGCTGGTGGCGACCGCCAGTGCGCAGTCTGCAGATGAGAGGGAACAGGA harbors:
- a CDS encoding D-tyrosyl-tRNA(Tyr) deacylase, giving the protein MRAIVTRVLQAQVSVSGEVIGRCGTGLLLLVGVHQSDTAENTSKLAHRIANIRIFNDFDGKMNLSLGDLPVTDESQILAVSNFTVYGETSKNRRPSFTESAKYDYGKELFEKFVEELMAVHKLKVETGEFGADMQVSSINDGPVTVIVEG
- the gatB gene encoding Asp-tRNA(Asn)/Glu-tRNA(Gln) amidotransferase subunit GatB: MSNYVLSVGLEVHAELETKSKMFCRCAVAFGGEPNTRVCPVCLGMPGALPVPNREAVLMVLRTALALNCTIAKDSIFHRKNYFYPDLSKGYQISQYGDTNPIGYNGYLDIPSAGGSKRIKIRRVHLEEDTGKLMHIPGSGSGIDYNRSGVPLMEIVTDFPPDVDNADDAKEYLVQLRQLLIFLGVCNGKMAEGSMRCEPNISVRLEGAEKFGTKTELKNLNSFRSVQLGVEFERRRQIAVIEQGGQVLQETRGWNEGSEASYVMRIKESENDYRYFPDPDLVPMHFSDELIEEERRNLPELPLAKQQRYQAEFELSAYDAGVLVAEKEWAEYFETCVRLGGEPKAVCNWMNGEFARMLNESGQTVNPHSDREKSKVTPEMILELIGLIQKGTISGNIGKQVFVEMFEKGSKPGDVVQAMGLTQISDDGAIEKIVREVIAENAAVVEKFKAGQENVFGFLVGQSMKKTQGRANPQMVQEIMRNVLGEQ